In Candidatus Hydrogenedentota bacterium, the sequence AGTATCCGTGAATATGAGCGCGACCAAAACCGCAGTGCTTTGGATGAACAAGGTGAATCTTCGAGCACTGTTGATGTTGGCGCAACACTAGCCGGCGCTGTCCCGCAAAGCATGTTCCAGGCCGGACGCAGCATGGCTGACGTCGCCCATGAACTGATGGCGGCTGTAGGTCGCATGGATACAGCACGTGCAGCAGAAGCCAAGGCTGAAGAAGCTGCAAAAGAAGCGGCCACTGATGAGCCTGCAGCAGAAGCCAAAGCTGAAGAAGCGGTCGCGGATGAAGCGGTCGAAGAAGCTAAAGCTGAAGAAACCGTCGCGGATGAAGCGGTCGAAGAAGCCAAGGCTGAAGAAACCGTCGCAGATGAAGCGGCAGAAGAAGCCAAAGCTGAAGAAGCAGTCGCGGATGAAGCGGCTGAAGAAGACGCGCCTGCGCCTGTTGAAGCGGAAGCATCGACAGAGGCGGTGGATACCGAGCAGAGCGAAGAAACGACCGAAGAAGAGGAACCCCCCGTGTCTGGTGTATCCGAGGCGACCGCTGAGGAGGCGGCGCCCGATTCGGAAGAGTAAGCCTCGATTCTTGATGTAATGCCTTTCCGCGAGCGCCGACCCTTATGGCGCTCGCTTTTTTTTAACTATTATCCACAGAGTGAGCTGTTGGTGTTTCTAGGCTCATGATCCCTTTTGGACAATGGATTGTCCTTTAATTAACGTGGATATCCTCAGGAACAAAACCGCCGGTTTATATGTTAGTACCGGCAAACACAAGATACATTATAGTATTGCAGTATCAAGGAGAACCACACTATGGTTGGTGATAAAGCAAAACGCTCAAAAACACATGGCAAAGTTATGACCGGTGCCGACATGACCCTTCAGGTTTTGGCTGATGAAGGCGTGGACACTATATTCGGATACAGTGGCGGCGCTATTCTTCCGGTCTATGATGCTATATTTCGATACAATGAAAACCATACCGACAGAGCGATGAACCTCGTTGTCCCGGCCAATGAACAAGGCGTCGGTTTTATGGCGGCAGGCTATGCCCGTTCTACGGGTAAGGTTGGCGTCTGTCTCGTGACCTCCGGTCCTGGAGCGACCAATACCGTTACCCCTATTCGTGACTGCATGGCAGATTCAATTCCTGTTGTCCTTATTTGTGGTCAAGTTGCCCGTGCCGTTATCGGCACCGATGCTTTCCAAGAAGCGCCTGTCTTCAGTCTGATGACAGCTTGCGCCAAGCATGTCTTTCTCGTTAAGGATCCGACACAATTGGCGGCGACGGTTCGCACGGCTTTTCAAATAGCTCGCAGTGGGCGGCCCGGACCGGTTGTTATTGATCTCCCCAAAGACGTGCAAAACTGGGAAGGTCCTTATGACAGTGAAAGCGTGCTTCAGCTGCACGGCTATCAAGATCGTGTGAATTCCGTCAGCTCCCGCACCATGCCTAAGAAGACGATGGACGAGTTTTTCAAGCTTTTCAGAAAAGCCAAGAAACCGCTACTCTACGTTGGCGGTGGCGCCGTCATCAGCGGCGCGCAAAAAGAACTGCATAAATTCATGAAACAGTTCCAAATTCCTGCTGTTACAACACTCATGGGTATTGGTGCGATTGATACAACAGACGATCTCTGTCTCCACATGTTGGGCATGCATGGCTCCGCCTATGGGAATTATGCCGTCGATGAATGTGATTTCTTATTAGCTGTGGGCGCACGCTTTGACGATCGCGTTGCCGGCGTTCCACGCCTTTTCGCGGAGAATGCTGTCATTGCCCATATTGATATTGACGGTGCAGAGATTGGCAAAGTCAAACAGGCTGATTGGCATTACCTGGGCGACGCCGCAGCAGCCCTTCATGATTTGACCGAAGCCGGCAAAAATCTTGAAGTTAATCACCAAAGTTGGTTGAAACATGTTCGCGCTTTAAAGAAAAAGCATAAATTCGACTTCAACCGGGACTCGGAAGTGATCCAGCCCCAAGCCGTGTTGGAAACGCTCAACAAAATAACCAAAGGTCAAGCGATCGTCACAACCGGCGTTGGTCAACACCAAATGTTTAGCGCCCAGTACTTTGATTTTAAAGAGCCTCGTCAGTGGATTACATCCGGCAGTATGGGCACCATGGGCTTTGGACTTCCCGCCGCCATTGGCGCACAAATCGGCAACCCCGATAAGATTGTGATTGACGTGGATGGCGACGGCAGTATCCGCATGAACATTGGTGAGATGGAAACCTGTACCAATTACAATGTTCCCGTTAAGATCTTGTTACTCAACAATCACGGGGACGG encodes:
- the ilvB gene encoding biosynthetic-type acetolactate synthase large subunit, translated to MVGDKAKRSKTHGKVMTGADMTLQVLADEGVDTIFGYSGGAILPVYDAIFRYNENHTDRAMNLVVPANEQGVGFMAAGYARSTGKVGVCLVTSGPGATNTVTPIRDCMADSIPVVLICGQVARAVIGTDAFQEAPVFSLMTACAKHVFLVKDPTQLAATVRTAFQIARSGRPGPVVIDLPKDVQNWEGPYDSESVLQLHGYQDRVNSVSSRTMPKKTMDEFFKLFRKAKKPLLYVGGGAVISGAQKELHKFMKQFQIPAVTTLMGIGAIDTTDDLCLHMLGMHGSAYGNYAVDECDFLLAVGARFDDRVAGVPRLFAENAVIAHIDIDGAEIGKVKQADWHYLGDAAAALHDLTEAGKNLEVNHQSWLKHVRALKKKHKFDFNRDSEVIQPQAVLETLNKITKGQAIVTTGVGQHQMFSAQYFDFKEPRQWITSGSMGTMGFGLPAAIGAQIGNPDKIVIDVDGDGSIRMNIGEMETCTNYNVPVKILLLNNHGDGMVVQWQSLYYENRFSGTDKTLHSKDFVKAAEADGFKFAKRVSNYKDLKSTLEAFVKFDGPAFLEVVTDKYAFVYPMVGPGLPYRDMLTGPYIEGREQAQSEESLDTSDSF